The stretch of DNA AAATTTCAGGAAAATTTGCAGTTGTGTCtggcttttagggttttaaagggaCATTAAAATGTGGTTTTGTTTCAAAGTTAAACGTGATGATCATGAGAATCTGAATATCCAAATTTGTTGTTATGCAAAGTGCATTCTCACTAACCACACCCTTATCCTGCCTCTCTGTTATTCCCATGCATTTCTCTTCTCATTTTATTCTATTTGTATGCAATCGTTAAAATTGGATTGATAAGATTAAAGATGGACTATCTAAAGATGACAAAGAAATGAAGCTTAAAACCCTAGGTTGCCTTGTCATTCTCTCATTGCCTTTGGGAGTTAAATGGTTATAACTCCCAAATTTAACTCTCAAAGTTCACATTTTCTCAatctaactcttttttttttagctaaatttaacttacaccttttgaaaaaaaattaattttaaatatgacAGCTGGACATCAACATATACTTCAtactttaaaagaaattatgaactttttatatatttttttgaattttgaatatttttataattttctaaatcACTTGTTGATATAAtaacatcattaaaaatttaatattgtcaaatttagataaataataatgatgatcaaattgacaaaagGAATATAAATGTTGatagttaaatttgacattatacctatatatttatttattattcatgtaTGTGATGTTATGAAGGATCATATCATACAAAAGATTAATGGATTATAGTAGGACCAAGATggtgaaattaataattttaataaaattcctGCCTTCTAATATTTATTAGATGTTTTAATCAGCCTTATTCAATCAATAGTACGACACTACCTGTCAATAAACAGCATCAATCTCTTTCACTATCAAAATTGTGTAGCCCAGCCCCCAAGGCACACACATACATCTCACCACATAGGAGTAAAACGCAACACTATCTTTGCACCACAAAACTGATACAATTCCAGTATTATCAAAGATTAAAAAACTATCCGATCAGACAAAGGTAGAGGTTGGTTACCAAAAGCTAGAAAATCCAAAGAGTCATGAGGGTTTATAAAATTATCCCCCACAAAACCAGTAAACACCATCCCCAtcccccatatatatatatatatataggatatGGGTTCTTTCTTGGACCGGTAGGACTAGGCTTTGTTttgtgaaagaaaaaaattgatccAAGCAGCCTCCAAAAAGTTTTTATTCTTTGCGAGAATAGCAAGCAAGCTTCGGAGAAGGATTTCGACATACTTACTAGTTAATAATCCCGTCCTTTGTATTGCATTTCCTGCAAATCCGTTAGCTTCAGTTCTAAAAAGATCCCAGTTGCCTTGgaaattttataacttagtaGAATGCTAACTTAAAAGAGTGTTACAACTATCAAGCCCGAGAAACATAAACCAAATTCCAGGAGTTTTCCGAACCACTTACAGGTTGGTAATACACCACTTGCCGTTGCCCAAGTACCATCTGCTGCCCATACTGCAGTTTTAAAACACcgcatataaataataaatatgaacaTTAGGATGGGTCAatgaagataataataataaattaaggcAAAGGTTGCACCTGAGGTCCATTTGGATGAAAATATGCTTGCGGTGATTGTATTGGTGCCACTTGTGGGTTGAATATAACAGGTTGGTGCCCAGGAAAGGAGGGCCCAATCTGCAAAAGCCATATCATCGAACAACAATTCATAGGTAAATTAACGAGAATACATTTTGGATTTAAACAGAAGGAAATTCCAAAATGAAATTAAGCACCAGGTATAAGAATGAATATGACTACTAATAGTAATAGCTAAGATCATAAACCAAAAATTACCCTCATTTACTAAAATATATGTTGCTTCATCAAGTTCTATCCGGTTAAAGACCACAAAATACAAGATAATTTATGTAAAAGTTACACAGGTTGTAGCAGATATCCTATGGACCTGGAAAACAATATCATGCCTGCACAGATACACCTAATCTTAATTCAGGGGGTACTTTTTCCATATTAATTCTAATCAAACAAACCACCTAAACCATCAACCCCCGCAATTGCCCCAAAAACATAAAAGCCATTGAACCATAAATGCAACAAGGCATGGAAGGATTGGAAAGCTATGTTTCAATTCCTTTTACGGTTTCCCTGAAAGGGTTGTCATGATAACAGACAAGTGCTATTAAAGAATCAATGCACAGTACCAAAGCTCTCCCTAGTAGCTCAGAGGTCATGTCATAATTCAGAATTCACGTATTAGCTGATACATAAAACATAAGTAACCAAAGGGAAACATTAGGGAACAAGATTTATTCATTTCAGTCCACAACAACATCAGGAGTTTTTAGAATGGTAGACAAATGCACTTCTTGCTTGCAAAGTAGTGTTCATAAAAATTGTAATTACTTTTAAGCAACTTACCCCAAAACTAACAGGCATGTGCATATGTGGTAAAGGAGACATTTGTGTCTGATAGTAGAAAGAACCATCAGACACTGGGGATAGAGGCCTGACAGGTGTCTGAGATGGTGTGAAACTCTTTGCATTAGGGTTGAGTTTGAATTCCTGATAGAATTAAGCATGTTAGACGAGTGAAATGACAACCAAAAGAAAGTAACAAACCAGATTAAAATCTAAACAAAAGAGCACTCAAGACTCTTCAAAGTTCATAACTGTATACATATTGGAGTCGGTTTATTATGTTAAAGGGGAAAAGTTAAAGATAACAGACCTTTGCGTGGGGATTCAGTGTTGACTTCTCAGAGGACAATGAACCCATCGATGAACTCGGTGATAAGCCAAAGCCACCAGATGCTGAGACAGTACCAACATAATCTGAATTTGATGATGTAGAACTATCAGGTTGTCCATGGGAATTTGCAGAATGCATCTCACCAGTTGCTTTGCTAGAAGCTGGACCTTCCGAGAGCTTACCTGAAGAATTTGGCTTTTCACTAACCTTTGACAAAGCATTAGATGATGAATTAGTAGGATTTGCAGATCGTCTAGCTTTATCAGACCCATCAATTTTGTCATTCAATAATGACCCAGAATCTGGCAATAAAATTTGCTCTGTCAGTGCATTAAAATAATTAGCTGTAGCAGCAAGACTATGTGCAATTGAATGCGGTGTAACATGACAAAAAAGACAATTGCAATTGTTTAAGAACACCAAGCACCTAGATAGTAAAGCACACTCACCAACAGATTTTGACAATTGCAAGTCCTCAGATGGCTCCATTAATATGAACAGGAATTCAAACAGATAACATACATGTTAGAAGCATATAGACTAAAACTAGAAGCATAGAACAGGGAACTCCAGTGGAGATATAAATCAGATATGGAAGTTAAAGCAACAAAACAAGGCGCTCCATGTTCATTCTACAAGATTTGCTTATCTATGGAAAATCAACTTACAGACTGCTTTTCTGGAAACTCATTACCATCACTGCTTCCACCATGTTCACCAAGCAACTTGTCTCGGATCCTACATGAAGTGTTTAAATCAGGAAATATAAAGAGCTAATACAACATATCCTTAAACTAACTACTTTTAATATTGCTTTAAACAAACAGAAACAAGGAATCAGAATATAATCAGAAAACATAAATCAGGCTGGCATGTCCAGCGGAAAAAGATAAAATACCTGCTTTCACTGTCAGATACAGAGAAACTTTTAGAAGGGAGTTCAGATGCCAACTGTCTCGCCTGATCATTAGGTCGAGAGCAATTCAAATCTTCACTAATGGCTGCCTGGGAAGATGGTGCATCATcctacaaaaaaagaaaaaaaggagtaTGTCATGATAGTAAAGGGTCACACAAAGAAGTAAAAACAAGCACAAGCAGTGGAAATAGAACTATCTTTTTATACCACTTTGCTCCTGACATGCAACAACTATCAGGAAGGTATAAAAAAAATCCTTCACTATTGTCCAACCTTAAAATTGAAATAACCATCAAAGTGCAGAGAGAGAATATTATAGTTAGGGAAAGCTATAATGAAAGACAAGTTTTGAGAAGAAAAACTTAACAATAGTGGCACAGTTAAGCAAGCACCCAAAAGTTGAAGAAAATTCTTTAGCCACAAGATCCATTGCACAAAATTAATCAACCTTGCACAAGAGTATTATTTGAGTAAAGAACAATTAGTAAGATGTATTGCTCACCATAAGATCCAATAATTTGTTTTCTtcatgaaaaaaatcaaaattcaggATAGTTCTAGTCTTGTTATTTTCTTTACACTCCTTTGGAGTATTGGCAGTGCAAACCTATTTAACACCCATATATTCCTTTCCATGGAAAAGAAAACATTTTTGCCAAAATGTGGAGCTTGAACACAAATCCTGAGCAACATGGAACAGAATAACCATTCCTCTAGCTATATCTACCCTCAACAtaacataatattcataaaaaatagaaagaaatgtAATTCTACACAATACAGCTTCAAAGAGAATATCAAATTTCCAGATCATAGAACAAGCCGTTATGCTTACATTAAGAAGATATGTTTTTACAACATTTATAGCCCCTaaacttaataaaatatatacagaAGCCATTGAGTAAGAATTCATTTGAAAAGGCACAGTGCATTAGAATATAATAATCTCCTAGAGAACAGATAAGCTAAGGTCAAATTGTTATCTTATGTGTATAATCTCCAGCAAAAGTAGcctgaaaatgaaatataaacaACCTAAAAATGGTCAAAATTTTAGACACGACTAATCATAATATGGATTTgcattcaaaaaagaaaaaactagaATAACTCAAATTCCAGAGGTCAATAACTACCACTAAGGAAGAGCTTGATGGCATTCGAACTCCATCAGTGCTTCTACTAAGAGAATCATATGAATCTCCAAATGTCTCAATATTGTGGGAATCCAACAAAATGTCCTCTTCTTCTTCATAACCACTATCATCAACCCCTCTACCCCTGTAGACCGACGAATATCTCATCTCCTCATCGATATCAAAATCATCATGAAGATCAACACCTCTCTcctataaaaatttcaatatgAAAGCATGAGGAAACTTCAGAGAAAATAACAAAGAAAGAATCTTAAGAGGCAAACAATGGATATTAGGAAAATCCTACCTCAGCTAAATGAAGGTCTTGGGTGTCCTCACCCTCGATCTCTCTTGCTATTCTCATTGCTTCCTTCTCCAATTCCCTCGTCTGAGGACCTCTCTCAAGTTTTGTCGTGTAAAGTTCCTCATTGAAAGTACTTTTTACACCAAATAGTTTTTGATTGGTTTCAAACTGATCCCAGTTCCTAATAGTACAAGTACATATATCAAGACAATGCTAATCTGACAAAGTGGAACATTAAAGATATcaagtgaaataaataaataaaagcaaaacacATAATGACAATCAAATGTCAAGCTTTCAGCAAAATACTAGCATCTCCTTTCTACCTACCCCTGGCAACTAAATCAGACTCTAATTATcaagaatataaagaatataaaatttcttGACAAACTAGATTACCATAACGAACTTGAAGTCACAAAAATCACCTCCATATCAAACTTATGTTGCATAAATAATTATCGAAATAGAATGTTTTTGCTCATATCCTTTATTCTTTCAATAAGAAAGCCAATAAACAACATTTATCTGAGTACTATCTCATCCAAAATTCCTAACATCTTTTTTCCCAAGCAATTTATTGAAGGGAATAACAAGCAAGAGAATTAAAAACATAGGAATCGAGTCCGATATATAGAACCCAGAGACTGCAATATAAATAATAAACACAATTTCAGTCAAGTGGGATGAAGTAATTAAGCTCTGGAACCATAAAACTATTGTAAGACATTTTTGAAAGGAGAGAACTTTATCACAACCTATTCCATGGTCCATCAAAAATATTTTCTAGCTCAGGACACTGCAGATCATCTTCGTCAGGAACCCAGGGCTCCAATTCCCTCTCAACCTCAACATGTCGGGACTGTGATATTGCAGAATCTATCAAAATCTCCTGATGTTTTTCATTTTGGGGCTCACTTGCAAATCCATCCCTGGTTACAGCCACATCCTGGAATCATTTTTAAATAGTCAAATTAGTAATACCaaaatgaaagatgaaataaGTCACATTTACCAAGTTTCAAGTACCATTCACAATTATCCAACTGAAACAAACTCTTTAAACGTATGAAAGTCCCACGCAGACTACTTGAACTTTTATCTTTCAATAGTAACTGGACTAGGGATGGAACTccgaagaaaagaaaattagccAAACCTTTGCTATAATTTGCACAAGTTCTTTGTCAGGTATAATTAAAATCTTTGAGGgtgccttgctaacaaactctgtAGTAGCCTTGTAACCACACAAAGTACCATCTTTTATCAAGCGAGCCATTTTCAAGATGATTCCTAAATGAGCAAGTGGATGTCaagattatttgttttatttcaaaGGGAACCAAGGCCAATTTGCAATGCTAATTACACATGCATAATTAGTACAAAGAAAACAGATAATGGACCATACCAAAATCATTTTCTGCATCAGTTGCATGAAATATTCCAGTGTAAATTGATCCGCTTTTCACATGGACTTCCACCGGATGCCCAATAAGACATGTTGTCAGATAAACTAACCGATCACGGGAAAAACTCTCATTACCTACAGTCTTCCCAACAGCCAGTGCACCTATACCAAGTAGTATTAGATGAAGGGTAAAATTCAATAAGAGATATTCAGATTAGAAAATGTTCACCTGTAGTTTGTATTCTGCCTTGATTGGATTTTCCCAGCTGCATCTTATTCTCCAACCTAGCCCCAACCTCTCTATCACCTCTTTGACGGCCAAATCCATTAGCAGAAGATTTTGGAAACACAACTTGTTGCATATTCATCTCAGAAGAAAAAGAACCTGAAGGAAAAGCTCTTAATTAATTCAATACTCCCAAAATCCAATCCTAAAACACTAGCACTTAATTTTTCAACTTATGTATTAAGAAACCTAAAACCATTAAATACAAACTGCACCAATAAAAGAGCATATCTCCCCTATCTCGTAATTGTTCCATAAAACCCATGTACAAAAGCATTCGCATTTATATAATGAAAAAGGTGCCTTTACTAGGCAGCCATACCAGTGCTAAAATTTCTTGTTTCTCTTTCAGTCAATCTCATTCACCATAAAAGTTTATCTTTCAGACCGTATTGAGCTTTCAACAATAAACCAAAtacttcatccatacattgttaA from Gossypium hirsutum isolate 1008001.06 chromosome D04, Gossypium_hirsutum_v2.1, whole genome shotgun sequence encodes:
- the LOC107931600 gene encoding polyadenylate-binding protein-interacting protein 3 isoform X2; protein product: MNMQQVVFPKSSANGFGRQRGDREVGARLENKMQLGKSNQGRIQTTGALAVGKTVGNESFSRDRLVYLTTCLIGHPVEVHVKSGSIYTGIFHATDAENDFGIILKMARLIKDGTLCGYKATTEFVSKAPSKILIIPDKELVQIIAKDVAVTRDGFASEPQNEKHQEILIDSAISQSRHVEVERELEPWVPDEDDLQCPELENIFDGPWNRNWDQFETNQKLFGVKSTFNEELYTTKLERGPQTRELEKEAMRIAREIEGEDTQDLHLAEERGVDLHDDFDIDEEMRYSSVYRGRGVDDSGYEEEEDILLDSHNIETFGDSYDSLSRSTDGVRMPSSSSLVDDAPSSQAAISEDLNCSRPNDQARQLASELPSKSFSVSDSESRIRDKLLGEHGGSSDGNEFPEKQSVSEKPNSSGKLSEGPASSKATGEMHSANSHGQPDSSTSSNSDYVGTVSASGGFGLSPSSSMGSLSSEKSTLNPHAKEFKLNPNAKSFTPSQTPVRPLSPVSDGSFYYQTQMSPLPHMHMPVSFGIGPSFPGHQPVIFNPQVAPIQSPQAYFHPNGPQYGQQMVLGQRQVVYYQPEMQYKGRDY
- the LOC107931600 gene encoding polyadenylate-binding protein-interacting protein 3 isoform X1, producing MNMQQVVFPKSSANGFGRQRGDREVGARLENKMQLGKSNQGRIQTTGALAVGKTVGNESFSRDRLVYLTTCLIGHPVEVHVKSGSIYTGIFHATDAENDFGIILKMARLIKDGTLCGYKATTEFVSKAPSKILIIPDKELVQIIAKDVAVTRDGFASEPQNEKHQEILIDSAISQSRHVEVERELEPWVPDEDDLQCPELENIFDGPWNRNWDQFETNQKLFGVKSTFNEELYTTKLERGPQTRELEKEAMRIAREIEGEDTQDLHLAEERGVDLHDDFDIDEEMRYSSVYRGRGVDDSGYEEEEDILLDSHNIETFGDSYDSLSRSTDGVRMPSSSSLVDDAPSSQAAISEDLNCSRPNDQARQLASELPSKSFSVSDSESRIRDKLLGEHGGSSDGNEFPEKQSPSEDLQLSKSVDSGSLLNDKIDGSDKARRSANPTNSSSNALSKVSEKPNSSGKLSEGPASSKATGEMHSANSHGQPDSSTSSNSDYVGTVSASGGFGLSPSSSMGSLSSEKSTLNPHAKEFKLNPNAKSFTPSQTPVRPLSPVSDGSFYYQTQMSPLPHMHMPVSFGIGPSFPGHQPVIFNPQVAPIQSPQAYFHPNGPQYGQQMVLGQRQVVYYQPEMQYKGRDY